From Paenibacillus sp. V4I7, one genomic window encodes:
- a CDS encoding acyltransferase, which translates to MWTNFRKIDSLLTGKVSIYLDFIRGIAAILVLMEHLSPMLFAYANEGSVIKMLYIFNLLGGASVRIFFILSGLFISRSILKAIDTSSWSWSSYLINRFCRLYVVLVPALLITFILDWLGSIFWGTPYGNAKDNLATFIGNLFFLQEIYVEPFGTNHPLWSLSCEFWYYVLFPLLLLMVKRGTKKSTRIIYLGLSSLIFIMIGIKISFYFLIWLMGTLILFLPIISPLKNRLVLITSFLIFCSASLLRPLVLTGKILGDKGNIMLYVDIFIGLAFVLFTYALLNFYSKDRNINIVQSNTLFERISRLLANFSFSLYLIHQPILNFVHGWALAKGFSGLKPSFLSFTIEVILVFIMLGIAWLFSMVTEANTQKLRRLIVKFIKQKSVTRLQNKKEIST; encoded by the coding sequence ATGTGGACTAATTTCCGCAAAATTGATTCTTTATTAACAGGTAAGGTATCAATATATTTAGACTTTATACGCGGAATAGCTGCTATTTTAGTTTTGATGGAACATTTAAGTCCTATGTTATTTGCTTATGCTAACGAAGGATCAGTTATAAAAATGTTGTACATTTTTAATTTATTGGGCGGAGCTTCCGTAAGAATATTCTTTATATTAAGTGGTCTTTTTATCTCAAGAAGTATATTGAAGGCAATAGATACAAGTAGTTGGTCATGGAGCTCTTACCTAATCAATCGTTTTTGTAGATTGTATGTAGTGTTAGTCCCTGCCTTATTAATTACATTTATCTTAGATTGGTTAGGATCTATATTCTGGGGAACACCCTATGGAAATGCAAAGGACAACCTTGCAACTTTTATTGGGAATTTATTTTTCTTACAGGAGATATATGTTGAACCTTTTGGGACAAACCATCCACTATGGAGTTTAAGTTGTGAGTTTTGGTACTACGTTCTATTTCCTTTGTTATTATTAATGGTAAAAAGAGGGACAAAAAAATCAACCAGAATTATTTACCTTGGTTTATCGTCATTAATATTTATAATGATCGGAATAAAAATAAGTTTTTATTTTCTCATATGGTTAATGGGTACGCTCATACTTTTTCTGCCAATTATTTCTCCTTTAAAAAATAGATTGGTACTAATCACATCATTTCTGATTTTTTGTTCAGCCTCATTATTAAGACCCTTGGTCTTAACTGGTAAGATATTAGGAGACAAAGGGAACATAATGCTCTATGTTGATATATTTATCGGGTTGGCTTTTGTTTTATTTACTTATGCATTGTTAAATTTTTATTCGAAGGATAGGAACATTAATATTGTTCAAAGCAATACACTATTCGAAAGAATATCCAGATTATTAGCTAATTTTTCTTTTAGTCTTTATCTCATTCATCAACCAATTTTAAATTTTGTACATGGTTGGGCCTTAGCTAAGGGATTTTCTGGTTTAAAACCAAGCTTTCTATCATTTACAATAGAAGTGATATTGGTGTTCATAATGCTCGGAATTGCATGGTTATTCTCAATGGTTACTGAGGCTAACACCCAAAAATTACGCAGGCTTATCGTTAAATTTATAAAACAAAAATCAGTTACAAGGTTGCAAAATAAGAAGGAAATCTCTACATAA
- a CDS encoding acyltransferase, with protein MNRMYNNFSKVNDLLDGKVSNYLDFMRGLAAILVLMEHLGSRLFVGYGYLQFPNAIVKLLYLLNLLGGPAVIVFFVLSGLFISRTVLKTIFENKWSWKSYLVNRLSRLYVVLIPALLLTFIADKIASNYFNYRWYTNDFTNIKDFIGNLFYLQTIFVRTYGSNAPLWSLSSEFWYYMLFPVFILIFRNQRKALKIVYSIIALGILFMIGQRINSYFLIWLLGTVVLFLPSIHLVKSKIIMSVSFLLVCIAMLLRPLINNGRLFIDHHTNNLFFVDLFIGLSFSFLIYSLLHGIEKKNKANKWFEKISKLLASFSFSLYLLHYPIINLVYYWGAKNGFTGLQPNLLSVFIEIIIVVLMCMLAFLFSRITEARTNFVRTFIMRSFDMFKVDKRKVKEMM; from the coding sequence ATGAATAGAATGTATAACAATTTCTCAAAGGTCAATGACTTGTTAGACGGAAAAGTATCTAATTATTTGGATTTCATGCGAGGATTAGCTGCAATTCTTGTATTGATGGAACATCTAGGATCAAGATTATTTGTAGGTTATGGATATTTACAATTTCCGAACGCCATCGTTAAATTACTTTATCTTCTTAACTTGTTAGGAGGACCAGCGGTAATAGTATTTTTTGTTCTTAGTGGTTTGTTTATTTCAAGAACTGTCTTAAAAACAATCTTTGAGAATAAATGGTCTTGGAAATCATACCTTGTAAATCGATTATCTAGACTATACGTTGTACTAATCCCAGCTTTATTGCTAACATTTATTGCAGATAAAATAGCTAGTAATTATTTTAATTATCGATGGTATACTAACGATTTTACTAATATCAAAGATTTCATTGGAAATTTGTTTTATCTTCAGACCATTTTTGTTCGAACTTATGGATCAAATGCGCCCTTGTGGAGTCTGAGCAGTGAGTTTTGGTATTATATGCTATTTCCTGTATTTATTTTGATCTTTCGAAATCAGAGGAAAGCCTTAAAAATTGTATACTCTATTATTGCTCTAGGTATTTTGTTCATGATTGGACAACGTATTAATTCTTATTTCTTAATATGGTTATTGGGAACGGTTGTTCTTTTTTTGCCAAGTATCCATCTAGTAAAGAGCAAAATTATTATGTCAGTTTCTTTTTTGCTAGTATGTATTGCAATGCTCTTGAGGCCTCTGATAAATAATGGGAGACTATTTATTGACCATCATACAAACAACTTATTTTTTGTAGATCTTTTTATAGGGCTATCGTTTAGTTTTCTTATTTACAGCTTATTACACGGTATTGAAAAGAAAAACAAAGCAAATAAATGGTTTGAAAAAATATCAAAGTTGTTAGCTAGTTTTTCCTTTAGTCTTTATTTACTTCACTACCCGATTATTAATCTAGTATATTACTGGGGTGCTAAAAACGGCTTTACCGGATTACAACCTAACTTACTTTCTGTCTTCATTGAAATAATAATCGTAGTTTTGATGTGTATGCTTGCTTTTCTATTCTCAAGAATAACAGAAGCACGAACTAATTTTGTAAGAACATTTATCATGAGAAGCTTTGATATGTTTAAAGTTGATAAGCGCAAGGTAAAAGAAATGATGTGA
- a CDS encoding acyltransferase → MYDHLIKGKFDSLQLLRGIAACVVVIFHEFGTYGLFKYGKYGVDLFFVLSGFIILYTHHTKIGEKKVLVPFILKRIIRVFPIYWFMTFVYILLVSVSGFGSTLSIDYVLKSLFLLPQDKLPVIGVAWTLEFEMLFYFIFGLLMFNRKILYTTLTLWGLTIIYFFIFPTALPKAIEHIVSPLNLEFLFGCGIAVVVIKRKISAEWMTRLGIISIVTSLTLQYFNILKINDAIAWGIPFSILILGLVSLEMKKRLNIPKTLIYLGNASYSIYLSHLITLLVLESILEKLGLHKQYGHNGFVQLTFSVVAIFLGCVFYSLVEKPLLKYVRSWFTNKKKVVDIEININNSNSKKIGQSHI, encoded by the coding sequence ATGTATGATCATTTAATTAAGGGGAAATTTGATTCCTTACAGTTGTTACGTGGGATTGCTGCATGTGTTGTAGTTATTTTTCATGAATTTGGGACATATGGTTTATTTAAATATGGTAAATATGGCGTAGATCTCTTCTTTGTTTTAAGTGGCTTTATCATTTTATATACTCATCATACCAAAATTGGAGAAAAGAAAGTTCTAGTTCCTTTTATATTGAAACGAATAATTAGAGTGTTTCCAATTTATTGGTTTATGACGTTTGTATATATTTTATTAGTAAGCGTATCCGGATTCGGGAGTACACTTTCGATTGATTATGTTTTAAAGTCTTTATTTTTACTGCCCCAAGATAAACTGCCAGTTATCGGTGTTGCTTGGACATTGGAGTTTGAAATGCTATTTTATTTTATATTCGGTCTCCTTATGTTTAATAGAAAAATTTTATACACTACACTAACTTTATGGGGACTGACGATAATTTATTTCTTTATCTTTCCTACAGCATTACCAAAAGCAATTGAACACATTGTTAGTCCCTTGAATTTAGAATTCCTTTTTGGTTGTGGTATAGCAGTAGTCGTAATAAAAAGAAAAATTAGTGCCGAGTGGATGACTAGATTAGGGATAATCAGCATTGTTACATCTCTGACGTTGCAATACTTCAATATTCTCAAGATTAATGATGCAATAGCCTGGGGAATTCCATTTTCTATCCTTATACTTGGATTGGTTAGCTTAGAGATGAAAAAAAGACTAAATATCCCCAAAACTTTAATTTATTTAGGAAATGCATCTTATTCGATTTATCTAAGTCATTTAATCACATTATTAGTTTTAGAGTCCATTTTGGAGAAATTAGGCTTACACAAACAATACGGTCATAATGGTTTTGTTCAACTAACTTTTTCTGTTGTCGCAATTTTTCTGGGCTGTGTCTTCTATTCACTGGTTGAAAAGCCTCTACTTAAATATGTAAGATCATGGTTTACAAATAAAAAGAAAGTAGTGGATATAGAAATAAACATTAATAATTCTAATTCAAAAAAAATCGGACAATCGCACATATGA
- a CDS encoding DUF6431 domain-containing protein — MLPCPCYAGELYVKGSRKRVWIQNSGDRRYFIIRRMRCVACHKIHHEL, encoded by the coding sequence ATTCTTCCTTGCCCGTGCTATGCAGGAGAGCTTTATGTCAAGGGGAGCCGTAAACGGGTATGGATACAGAATTCCGGAGATCGTCGTTACTTTATCATTCGCCGTATGCGTTGTGTAGCCTGTCATAAGATTCATCACGAACTGTGA
- a CDS encoding carbohydrate-binding protein: protein MTTVTYMVELERWGIQNNETNAINTTQGLNNAFQWARENNYQIVTLPKGKYLIDKNSSVKLCSNTHYLFYDCLLIKESNSFQGYTVITIDSISNVIIEGVKIKGDRETHDYSSGNTHEWGHGIYCKNSCYNVLIKNCEVYECTGDGFTTFMDFSMLGGAQHPGHFAKGDINSQGNLDSSKTNYTTVTRYFDISSNLVKSVGYFYYSGDGYGGYGTGCNLNKTVIKVHFYNATGTYLGSRNTRSYEFIYLDSLPTGTTQVKFSFLQNYDLMNGNLHYVLCAKIPQFITYMNCKAYKNRRLGASVNGGRFITYDSCEFYNNSNPMAISTGCNPGFGMDIEDGYMTNQKITVRNCNFYDNRAGAFICVSTRGVHLENNTFRGPVIFGGSGDDYFSLNNMYYGAITGNSITSGVETDGTFCTFRNDSIFGSSCRITAGNTTLENCVFSKSSLTLAGETAKVYNCKLTFDDPEKDTVFSFSSKNVEIRNSTFDIRRAKGLTWAIYSATENAIFSNVKFITNQAPGGHYIGTKHLSIENCEFIHTGTIVNYSRMMVSESMRIENSIFKNLSLRFDGGDIYGSEKLAKDTGYITHIFKHNKVIWDVPYTVQTHEARSPGVSFLSIPRIGILDNNLQVIGTGSSLGSLSILRVFTENHLLLSNNTIVTSNNPGINTTGAIVVEGAYRKGGTALATPKTTIVAQNNNKINSNIIFSNSVNTQLEQNILGNTLLPALASSLPTFGTYSMGQLLYNATPTSGGYIGWVCITSGIANTNPWIANKAYTLNTMVNVNGKVYKCIIAGTSSTAAPSHINGSAIDGSVTWEYADILALFKTFGLISG, encoded by the coding sequence ATGACAACTGTTACCTATATGGTTGAATTAGAACGGTGGGGAATACAAAATAATGAAACCAATGCTATAAATACTACACAGGGTCTAAATAACGCCTTTCAATGGGCACGAGAAAACAATTATCAAATAGTTACGCTGCCAAAGGGTAAATACCTCATTGATAAAAATTCCTCTGTAAAGCTCTGCAGCAACACACATTATTTGTTTTACGACTGTTTATTAATAAAAGAATCGAATAGTTTCCAAGGTTACACAGTGATAACTATTGACAGTATCTCTAATGTAATTATCGAAGGTGTAAAAATAAAAGGTGACCGCGAAACACATGACTATTCTAGCGGTAATACTCATGAATGGGGTCACGGTATTTATTGTAAAAATTCATGTTATAACGTCCTAATCAAAAATTGTGAAGTATATGAATGTACAGGGGATGGTTTTACTACGTTTATGGATTTTTCTATGTTAGGGGGCGCCCAGCATCCTGGCCATTTTGCAAAAGGAGACATTAACAGTCAAGGAAACTTAGACAGTTCAAAAACCAATTATACGACAGTGACTAGATACTTTGACATTTCCAGCAATTTGGTTAAATCTGTTGGCTATTTTTATTATTCGGGAGATGGCTATGGGGGGTATGGTACAGGATGCAATCTAAATAAAACGGTAATAAAAGTACACTTTTACAATGCAACGGGCACCTATTTAGGTTCTAGAAATACAAGGTCTTATGAGTTTATTTACTTGGATTCTTTACCAACAGGGACAACTCAGGTAAAATTCTCCTTTCTGCAAAATTATGATTTGATGAATGGTAACTTGCACTATGTTCTGTGTGCAAAAATACCACAATTTATCACATATATGAATTGTAAAGCTTATAAGAACAGAAGGCTTGGAGCTTCCGTCAATGGAGGCAGATTCATCACCTATGATAGCTGTGAATTTTACAATAATAGCAATCCGATGGCTATTTCAACAGGGTGTAATCCCGGTTTTGGAATGGATATTGAAGATGGATATATGACTAACCAAAAGATAACGGTTAGAAATTGTAACTTCTACGATAATAGAGCCGGAGCATTCATATGTGTTAGCACAAGGGGAGTACATTTAGAAAATAATACATTTAGAGGTCCTGTCATTTTTGGTGGAAGTGGAGATGATTATTTCTCGCTTAATAATATGTATTATGGTGCCATAACCGGCAACTCTATAACCAGTGGTGTTGAAACAGATGGGACATTTTGTACGTTTAGAAATGATTCAATATTCGGTTCAAGCTGTAGAATTACTGCAGGTAACACTACACTTGAAAACTGTGTTTTCTCTAAAAGCAGCCTAACCTTAGCTGGAGAAACGGCAAAGGTTTATAATTGCAAGCTTACCTTTGATGATCCTGAGAAAGATACAGTATTCAGTTTCTCAAGTAAAAACGTAGAAATTCGCAATTCGACATTTGATATTAGAAGGGCAAAAGGCTTGACTTGGGCTATCTACAGTGCAACTGAAAACGCCATATTCTCCAATGTGAAATTCATCACCAATCAAGCACCAGGTGGACATTATATAGGAACTAAGCATTTATCTATTGAAAATTGTGAGTTTATCCACACTGGGACGATTGTTAATTATAGTCGTATGATGGTATCCGAATCAATGCGTATAGAAAATTCAATTTTTAAAAATTTATCACTTAGATTTGATGGCGGTGACATCTATGGAAGCGAGAAATTAGCCAAAGATACTGGCTATATTACTCATATATTTAAACATAATAAAGTTATTTGGGACGTACCCTACACCGTTCAAACACACGAAGCCAGAAGTCCAGGAGTCTCCTTCCTCTCTATTCCAAGAATAGGAATCCTAGATAATAATCTACAAGTAATCGGAACAGGTTCGTCATTAGGTTCCTTATCTATACTGAGAGTGTTTACTGAAAATCATTTACTTCTCTCAAACAACACCATTGTTACTTCTAATAATCCAGGAATTAATACCACTGGGGCAATAGTAGTAGAGGGGGCATATAGAAAAGGAGGAACAGCTTTAGCCACACCGAAGACAACGATAGTAGCGCAAAACAATAATAAAATTAACTCAAATATTATCTTTAGCAACAGTGTTAATACACAATTAGAACAAAACATTCTAGGGAATACCTTACTACCAGCACTTGCATCATCTTTACCAACATTTGGTACGTATAGCATGGGCCAATTATTATATAATGCTACACCTACTTCTGGTGGTTATATTGGATGGGTTTGCATTACATCTGGCATTGCCAATACTAATCCGTGGATCGCCAATAAGGCATATACGCTCAATACCATGGTTAATGTGAATGGAAAAGTTTACAAATGCATAATCGCTGGAACAAGTAGTACAGCTGCTCCTTCTCATATTAACGGTTCAGCTATAGATGGGAGTGTGACATGGGAGTATGCAGATATCTTAGCCCTATTTAAAACTTTTGGACTAATCTCTGGCTAG
- a CDS encoding nucleoside-diphosphate sugar epimerase/dehydratase, with amino-acid sequence MSYRQRLSLLISIDSFIVLTSIFFSRFLLSADLNVITLPLVVSSITLLLSHHAFSFMYKLYKKAWEHANIDELLFIVKAITFSIVTVAFVQQIFVQDIYFRLLAVTWMLHILLIGGSRFCWRILRNRYIKNPSNKKRTLIVGAGSAGMMVARQLINNNDSELEPVAFIDDNSNIHNLDILGIPVVGSIDRMEMTVKELHIDNIIIAIPSLGKKDLNIIFQECAKTKAKTQTLPKLEDLVTGKLSVNQFLDVQVEDLLGREPIELDMESISGFITDKVVLVTGAGGSIGSEICRQITKFYPQKLILLGHGENSIYSIEMELKDICVHTEIEFITEIADIQDSWKMMSIMNRHRPDVVYHAAAHKHVPLMERNPEEALKNNVIGTMNVAKAASKFEVGTFVMISTDKAVNPTSVMGATKRMAEMIVQDMDRSSNTKFVAVRFGNVLGSRGSVIPRFKHQIEKGGPVSVTHPDMIRYFMTIPEASRLVIQAGALAKGGEIFVLDMGEPVKIVDLAKNLIKLSGNSIEDIGIEFTGMRPGEKLYEELLKADEIDEQQVYPKIYIGKTADLYVEEIKEMISIYATLDKESLREYLVNLGNSNIIPLPKKLVSIG; translated from the coding sequence TTGTCATACCGACAAAGGTTATCTCTGTTAATCTCCATAGACTCATTCATTGTATTAACTTCCATTTTTTTTAGTCGCTTTTTATTGAGCGCGGATCTAAATGTCATCACGCTGCCTTTGGTCGTTAGTTCAATTACGCTGCTGCTTAGTCATCATGCTTTTTCCTTTATGTATAAACTTTATAAGAAAGCTTGGGAACATGCGAATATCGACGAATTATTATTTATTGTAAAGGCTATAACGTTTTCTATTGTTACTGTGGCATTTGTTCAACAAATCTTTGTTCAGGATATTTACTTCCGGCTACTTGCTGTGACATGGATGCTCCATATCTTGTTGATTGGAGGTTCGCGATTCTGTTGGCGAATCCTTCGGAATAGATATATCAAGAATCCATCGAATAAGAAACGTACACTCATCGTTGGTGCTGGTTCTGCAGGGATGATGGTAGCGAGGCAATTGATTAACAATAATGACTCAGAGTTAGAGCCTGTTGCATTTATTGATGATAACTCAAACATACATAATTTAGATATTTTGGGAATACCCGTCGTTGGCAGTATTGATCGCATGGAGATGACGGTTAAGGAACTACATATCGACAATATTATCATTGCCATTCCTTCCCTAGGTAAAAAGGACCTCAACATCATATTCCAAGAATGTGCGAAGACGAAAGCCAAGACCCAGACATTACCTAAGCTTGAGGATCTGGTAACGGGTAAGCTTTCCGTTAATCAATTCTTGGATGTTCAGGTTGAAGATTTACTAGGTCGGGAGCCGATAGAACTCGATATGGAAAGTATTTCCGGATTTATCACGGACAAAGTGGTGCTGGTAACTGGGGCCGGAGGCTCAATTGGTTCGGAAATTTGTCGTCAAATTACGAAGTTTTATCCTCAAAAGCTTATTCTCTTAGGACACGGGGAAAACAGCATTTATTCGATCGAAATGGAACTGAAGGACATTTGCGTACATACGGAGATTGAATTTATTACAGAAATTGCGGATATTCAGGACTCCTGGAAAATGATGTCGATTATGAATAGACATCGTCCGGATGTCGTCTACCACGCTGCTGCCCATAAGCATGTACCGCTCATGGAGCGAAACCCGGAAGAAGCGTTAAAGAACAATGTAATCGGTACGATGAACGTTGCCAAAGCGGCCAGCAAGTTCGAAGTGGGTACATTCGTCATGATATCAACCGATAAAGCGGTGAATCCAACCAGCGTCATGGGGGCCACCAAACGAATGGCTGAGATGATTGTTCAGGATATGGATAGAAGCAGCAATACCAAATTCGTTGCCGTGCGTTTCGGCAATGTATTAGGGAGCAGAGGCAGTGTCATTCCAAGGTTTAAGCATCAGATTGAAAAAGGCGGTCCGGTTTCAGTCACTCACCCTGATATGATTCGCTACTTTATGACGATCCCCGAGGCATCCAGATTGGTCATCCAAGCCGGAGCATTAGCGAAAGGCGGAGAAATCTTTGTCCTAGACATGGGAGAGCCTGTGAAAATCGTGGATCTGGCGAAAAACCTCATCAAGCTATCCGGTAACTCGATTGAAGATATCGGGATTGAATTTACTGGGATGAGACCGGGTGAGAAGCTTTATGAAGAGCTGCTGAAAGCTGACGAAATCGACGAACAGCAAGTATATCCGAAGATTTACATAGGTAAAACGGCAGATCTTTACGTGGAGGAAATTAAAGAAATGATTTCCATTTACGCCACTCTTGATAAAGAAAGCCTAAGGGAATATCTCGTAAATTTAGGAAATAGTAATATCATTCCGTTACCTAAGAAACTAGTCTCAATTGGCTAA
- the galU gene encoding UTP--glucose-1-phosphate uridylyltransferase GalU — MKVRKAIIPAAGLGTRFLPATKAMPKEMLPIVDKPTIQYIVEEAVESGIEDIIIVTGKGKRAIEDHFDNSFELEQNLLEKQKFDLLTEVQKSSKVDIHYIRQKEPKGLGHAIWCARKFIGNEPFAVLLGDDIVRADQPCLKQMMDQYERRNASIIGVKHVSDEDVSRYGIVDGNEMEKRLYSINHLVEKPKKEDAPSNLAIMGRYILTPRIFDILNDQKPGAGGEIQLTDAIAELNRLESVYAYEFEGKRFDVGEKLGFIQTTIDYALQREDLRYELLKYLSSTVEKELIK; from the coding sequence ATGAAAGTAAGAAAAGCTATCATTCCGGCTGCTGGTCTAGGTACAAGATTCCTGCCTGCAACTAAGGCTATGCCCAAGGAAATGCTGCCTATTGTCGATAAACCAACCATTCAATATATCGTTGAAGAAGCCGTAGAGTCGGGAATTGAAGATATTATTATCGTAACGGGTAAAGGGAAACGGGCAATAGAGGATCATTTCGACAATTCTTTCGAGCTAGAGCAAAATTTATTGGAAAAGCAAAAGTTTGACTTATTAACTGAAGTCCAGAAGTCGTCCAAAGTAGATATTCATTATATTCGCCAGAAGGAGCCAAAGGGTCTGGGACATGCCATCTGGTGTGCACGCAAGTTCATTGGGAATGAACCCTTTGCTGTGCTGTTAGGTGATGATATTGTCCGGGCAGATCAGCCTTGTCTGAAGCAGATGATGGATCAATATGAACGTCGTAATGCTTCCATTATTGGTGTGAAACATGTATCCGATGAAGATGTGTCCAGGTATGGCATTGTTGACGGTAACGAAATGGAGAAGCGTTTATATAGCATCAATCATCTAGTGGAAAAGCCTAAGAAAGAGGATGCGCCGTCGAATCTTGCGATTATGGGCCGTTATATCCTGACACCAAGGATTTTCGACATTCTTAATGATCAAAAACCGGGAGCAGGTGGGGAAATCCAGCTTACGGATGCCATTGCGGAGTTGAATCGACTCGAATCGGTGTATGCTTACGAATTTGAAGGTAAGCGATTTGATGTGGGCGAGAAGTTAGGTTTTATACAAACGACGATTGATTACGCTTTGCAGCGTGAGGATTTAAGATACGAATTACTGAAGTACCTTTCTTCCACCGTGGAGAAGGAATTAATTAAGTAG
- a CDS encoding glycosyltransferase family 4 protein gives MSKKVLLCATVDYHFKAFHVPYMKWFKEQGWEVHVAANGNMDLPYVDAKFNVPIQRSPFKRINMKAYTELKAIIDENKYDIIHCHTPMGGVLARIAARDARKNGTKVIYTAHGFHFCQGAPIVPWLVYYPLEKFLSYFTDCLITINEEDYQLAVNRRFRARRIERVHGVGVNTEHFKPADESHKLELKLTTGYQADDVLLFYAAEFNQNKNQQLLLHALASVKADVPNVKLLLAGEGPMKGHCQVLAKELGVEDQVDFLGYRNDIDRLLPMCDIAVASSLREGLPVNIMEAMACGLPIIASENRGHRELVQNNQNGWLIAPNDQVDMAEKIKLLAHNKELRVKQGMWGREMVERRYTTQQVLNEKSTIYSLYMGEKVEGMWAIQ, from the coding sequence ATGTCTAAGAAAGTGTTGTTATGTGCCACTGTTGATTATCACTTTAAAGCGTTCCATGTGCCCTACATGAAGTGGTTTAAAGAGCAGGGGTGGGAGGTCCATGTTGCCGCTAACGGGAATATGGATCTTCCTTATGTCGACGCGAAGTTTAACGTTCCGATCCAACGATCACCTTTTAAACGAATCAATATGAAGGCTTATACGGAACTAAAGGCAATTATTGATGAAAATAAATATGATATTATTCACTGCCACACCCCAATGGGGGGCGTTCTGGCTCGTATAGCCGCGCGTGACGCACGTAAGAATGGGACTAAAGTCATCTATACGGCTCATGGTTTTCATTTTTGTCAGGGAGCACCGATAGTTCCTTGGCTGGTTTATTATCCGCTAGAGAAATTTCTTTCTTATTTCACGGATTGCTTGATTACCATCAATGAGGAAGACTACCAACTGGCCGTTAATCGTCGATTCAGAGCACGTCGAATCGAGCGCGTACATGGCGTAGGCGTGAATACAGAACATTTCAAGCCAGCAGATGAATCACATAAGCTTGAATTGAAACTGACAACCGGCTATCAAGCGGATGATGTCCTCTTGTTCTACGCAGCTGAATTTAATCAGAACAAGAATCAACAATTGCTCCTTCACGCATTAGCTTCGGTCAAAGCTGACGTTCCTAACGTCAAACTTCTGCTTGCTGGCGAGGGTCCAATGAAAGGACATTGTCAAGTTCTAGCCAAAGAGCTGGGTGTAGAGGATCAGGTTGATTTTCTGGGTTATCGAAATGACATTGATCGCTTATTACCGATGTGTGATATCGCCGTTGCATCCAGTCTTCGTGAAGGGCTGCCGGTGAATATCATGGAAGCTATGGCTTGTGGCCTTCCCATCATCGCAAGTGAGAACAGAGGTCACAGAGAACTGGTCCAGAATAACCAGAATGGTTGGCTTATAGCACCTAATGACCAAGTGGACATGGCAGAGAAGATCAAGCTGTTAGCACATAACAAGGAATTAAGAGTCAAGCAGGGTATGTGGGGTAGAGAGATGGTTGAAAGAAGATACACCACTCAGCAGGTATTAAATGAGAAGAGTACAATATATTCCTTATATATGGGCGAAAAGGTGGAGGGCATGTGGGCGATCCAATAA